GGAAGAAAAAGTTGTCTCTGCATTTTTCTCATAAACAGTGAACTTGGATTTTAGCACACGAGAATAATTGAGGCTGATGAAAAGGTATGCTTTCTTTTACTGCTATGCATATGAAGTCtgaggaaatacaaaaaagctagaaaagatgtttaaattgTGGCTGTAAATATTGCTAGTATAAATGGCCTTGGTTCTCTGTAAATGAACTTTTGTACatctttgttattttgtatAAAAGAGAAAacgtttgtttaaaaaagagaaagcggTTACATTGGTTATGTTTGTATTCTGGTTATACCCCTGAGCCTTGGAACTGACATAAGCAGTAATAAGTCCGACTTTTCTAccaacatatacacacactacTTAAGGCATTTTTAACAGTCAGAAAAactttttattcttatttacaAACTAGAGAAGTGCTTggtttaaatgattttaaaagatgtacTTGAGGGGGTCTGCTGTGAAGAGTGGTCCCTTCCTTTATTTGTGATACTGGATGCTGTATTGTGTGccctgaaatgtatttttgtactAATAGACAATTTATTATGGCACATCAgtactgttttcttttgatatgATAACACTGCTTCAACCCGAACACTAGTTTATTTTCCCGTGTGGCTgacattctttttatttattttgagttttcttcggttcgacttttttttttttcctttgcgaCACATTTCTAAGTATACCactgtattaataaataaattcatttttaaagtaactgcTCCTCGggtgagtgtgttgtgttgttgtaaacCTCCAGATGTTTTTGCAAATCGACACACCCAGacgttttttttctgccaagcTGCTCAGAGGATTCCTGTGTGGGTTGTGAAGTTGGCGCTTGGACTGTCGGTATGCAATTCTTGATTCTCAGCTATCTGACGCTCACAGCTGCTTCCCACATGTTCAATCAGTAAACTGAGCTGGCAGCTGGATCATTCTGCATACCTTAATATAAATACAGAGCTGACAGTCTTCAGTTAAAAGATTAACAGTGTGTCTCAACATAACCCTCAACTTGTGTCTCAACCGCTACTGCATTTTATTCACCTTAGAAAtcagcttccatgttttttttttcttaatctgaCCTCTGGTTCACTGGTATATAAAGTAAGAAATAGACTAATATGACAGATTCTACATAAAATCCAGCCTACTGCAGTTCTACCCTCATTCATATGAAGTAAATCTGGTGGACTGGTAAAAGAAAGTCCTGTCATTACAATGCAAGCAATAGCACTGTTGCATTAAATTGTGTTAGTTTAAAATCAGGAACTGAATGTAGATGAGTTTCACAAGACCTCCTAtgctgttatgtttttttccctctcctttagtgtgttaaaggtttttgtgcatgtaaaagaaccttgaaagttaaaaaaaaaaaaaaaaaacccatcaaatTCTGCACTAACAGAAGCTCCCCtctccaaaagaaaacactgctccttaaaGTAGTCCCCACCTTTAATTCACTTTGTCATATCACACTACCAAACCAAAGAGTTGGCATTTGACAACGTAGCAGTCAGACTCAACAACAATCCACACGGCAAAATATTAAGGAAATACAGGCacaggacagacacacaaactgatgaTTGAGGGGAACTACATCTGTAGTTTATACATCAGTTTTTAGGaaaattctgaaatgtttttacaataGAAAAATTTACCTGGTTAAAAAATTCTCCTCACATCTACAGCTCCCACCAAATCTATAAGCTGCATATAACAACTTTAGCACATCATCCACAAGCTTGTGGAGGAAGTTATTATTCCTCATGTCATGTTACAACCAAAAAAGATGTTTCTGACTTGACTGAGAAGTTAGTTCTCAGTAGACGTGTCAGTACAGTAACTACAGTGCATGATGGGCCACCGCTGGCCTCCAAATGCTCGTACCTGCCACTGTTAAACTGAGATGTAAGATGAGCGCAGAGGAActtcctctgcagctttttTAGTGTTTGATTCTGCACAGCGAAAGTCAAACAGTCAGGTGAGGGAACAATAACTCCCCTTTCCTTCCTGAAACTGgctgatttcacatttttgccaCGCGTGTCACATGACGCAGCATGTGACAAAGACTTGAGAACTATTTTAAGTCAAAGGTTGTTTTGGCCAGTGAGGGAAAGTTGCGCTGACCAGAAACACTTTCACAAAAGGCACATAACAGAGGTTCCTACAATAACAACAGACCGAGACTCTCCCCTTACTTGGACCGCAGCTTTTATCATGTAACAggaacatgtcagtgtgtgccGTCGGTACACACAAGCTGATAAAGCGAAGCCTGGCTGtacaaaacatctgtgtgaaGGTTCACCGATAAACCAAGAGGCAAAGAGTTCAAAAGCCAAAGTTATGGTACATCTGTGTAATATGTGACTGAACACTTTAAATTTCTACAATTTATATGGCCAGTCATAAATTAAAAGTCACGACTAAAAGATAACCAGAGTTTAATTATTAAAAGTACAACAGAGGAAGTAAGACATAACCAGCATAACACATACcgtcaaaatgatttaaaagaaaaaaaaaggtctcctGAAACACGACGTAAAGTCAGTCTGATGAGTTAGTTGATTGTTAAAAGGAATGAGAAATGAATGAGCTGCGACTTGAATGGTTCAGTGATTATTCTTCAGTCTTAGAGTTTTATTTCCCTGGAAGTGATCGCTCTGTAGATCTCCTCTGTCAGCGGGACGTACGTCTTCTGCTCGGGGTCTAAAAAGTACAAAGGATCTTGGATGTGTGCCGGGTTGAATCCCTCCTCCACCAACTTTACTTTCTTCATCTTGAACGTCCCCGTCATCTCCAGGCAGGCCTACAAAACACATATCATGTATATtagacaagtttttttttctttgtccaacTTTCTGCGAAACAGCAACAAACACGGGAGGCAGTAAACTGATCCACATTAATGTTTCCACGAGTCCTTGAAAAGTCAATGTTTGCACCATGTTCTTGGAGTCACAGGCAGCCGAAATCGGTCATGGTTACTGTGCAAAGATTCAAAATGTGGGGAAAGAAGAGTATTGACATCTGGATCTGTAATCAGTATTGACAGATATCCTGAGCTAATGTATGTAAAATCGGTATAATTTGCTGCATTATATATTTAATACATATTGATAGATAAAAATGTTACTGTCCAAGGTCGACAATGATCCATTTGTTATGGCTCTcggtagagtgcatacctccgcaAAGGCTCTGTATGActctaaattattattattattatttggccTTTGTATGGCTTTAATGATAGGACAGCTTctgacatgacaggaaacaggatggtGCCACTGCAACAaagacaaagcctctgtacacaGGATGCCCGCTTTAACCCACCCAGAAATGCTTGAGCATAATTTCTGCTCACCAGGTCTAGAATcagtcaataaatcaatcaataagtCTTCATCTGAATAGCACCAATCCAGTACAAAAGTCTTCTCATTGAAATTTTCAACCCGACAATTTCCCCATGAGCGAGCGCTTGGCGACAGTGGGCAGAAAAGAACTGCCTTTTAACATCAACACCATCTGCATCAAATCGTTCTCACTCCGTCCAGGTTTTGTGGAAATAAGTATTGATACTTTCGGTTACTTACTTTGTATTACTTACTTGGTATTAAGTAAGTAATTGAGTGAGAACATAAGCGACTTGACGGAGGTGACAGAAAGTCCAGAGGGTTagtttctgctgttttcctcaCCAGCCGCATTCAGcaccaacaacaaacagccaCCAGGAAGTAGGGGAGGCTTGTGCGTTAAACGAGAGCTAAAATCAATCGCTGCTGCTCCTAACAGCCGGTGTAAACCAAAGATTCAAGACTAAATGTTTTGTAACGCTGTAGAGGAAATAGTTGCAGTGGTGGTTCAACCACAGCAATAACACAGAATTCACGGTGTGCCATCGGAAAAACCAGACACTctcaaaccaaaacagtgtCGATTAAATAACGGTAAATGAAAAATCTTGTTCTTGATATTCAGAGGGCTGACAGGGACACCGAAGTTAAGAGTAGTTTGCCAAGGAAAAGACACACCATCTCGTACTCACACCGGTTTCATATACATTACAGACCATGTTCTTCACTTCAATTGTTTTAACTCATCTTGTTGTGACTCTTTGGTGTGAACTTCAGAATCAGCAAGTGGACACAATTTTTTGGGGTCTTTAGTGAATGAATCAACCTGAAATATTAAACGTGAGGAGACAAAAAATTTTTGAAATCAAGCGgatcaagaaagaaaaaagtctgatGGGTGCTTCCCGTCAGCACAAGACCTTCAAGTGAGAATCAAACTCCACGAGCTAGTCTGGTTTCAGGAAGCGACCTGAAGTGGGTCAGCAGGTTTAGCAAAATACGAATGACTAACAACCCACGCACAGTTTCATGTTCCGGCTGCAGCAAGAGACACAGACGTGCACAGcgatttattattttttttgtctttacctGAATCCGAATGAACCGAGGTCTTGCGTAAGCTGGTAGGTAGCTGACGACCTGCTTGTAGGTGCCCGAACAGTCAAAAtcttctccctcttttaaaATGACAGCCGCCATGCCGATCCGACCCTCGTGACCTGTTCAGACAAGTCAGTTACATACATACAGAGAATATGCCGAACGCACAGAACACCGTCTCTGGCTTCATCTCCCCCATCCATTCATATCAGATCGGTAAAACTTGGTGTAACATCTCTCCGGGGATAATTTCTGACACCAGTGTTGTTACCTTCGACTTTAACACCGTAGACATTCGCCTCCAGAATGCAGTGAACCATCGTGAGAATGTCTGCAACCTCTGATGTGGCGACGTTCTCTCCTTTCCACCTGTGACAACAAGCGAAGAAAAATaagtcaaaagaaaagagaatcCTGTTTCACATGTCCTCCCCACATATGTCGTAGCTTGTAGCTTGTCGTAGCTTGGCACCAAATTTCGACAAGGAACTTCAAAAGTAACCTTAGCTTGGCGCACTTTAACACATAAAACCGAATGAAAGTCTAATGTTTCTGCGTATAATAACTAACTGTGCACACATTCAATGTTGCTTCAGTGAAGGAAATTAAACCAACAAAAACTGACAGATCGACACATGACGAGTCACGACTCGCCTGAAAGTGTCGCCGACTCGATCCTGAAAGTAGACAAAGTTTTCCTCGTCAAACTGAAGCAAATCTCCGGTGTTGAAGTACAAGTCGCCTTTTTTCAGCACGTCGCGAAGCCTCTTCTTCTCGGTCTGTTGCTTGTTGCCGGCGTACCCAATGAAGGGAGACCTCTGAGTGACCTTTCCAACCAAAAGTCCCGTCTCACCTGACGAGGAGACACATGAAGAATGCACATCGGTTTTCCCCAAGAACCCAAACCAGTTGGAACCAGTTAGCTTAAGAACTGATTGTCAGCATATTTGCCAATGAATTTTTAGTCAACATATTGCTTTATAGTTTGAACACTATAGACAACAACATTGGCATTACTGCCTGTGATGCACAGGTGTTAAAGTGACCCACCTCTGGCTGCCTCGATGCACAGACCCTCAGAGTTCCTGACAGGCTCCTCCTTCTCAATGTCAAACTTGATCAAAgtgtaggggaaaaaaaactagaGAAGAGAATCAAGAAGTTAATCAGCTAATGGTGTAGTGTCTATGAATAACAAACTACAGCTGAGGAAGTTTAAATTTGCTGGTTTTAACGAAAGTTTTAAGCCGTGCTAGCAGCTCTCTGAGGACGGACTTAGACACAGCAgggctttgagctaaatgctaacgtcagcatcAGGTGTAAAGAATCCAGTATGGCATCATGGCCGTCGCCATCGTGGTGTTTTGGAGCTAGAAGAGACCACATTTGTGCTAGAGGCTGGGGAAGACACGCATTTCTATGCCTCTATCTTCAATTGTGGTTTGAAGACAGTTTAATGCAGCAACACTGAGTCAGAGAAAGATTTCCTCAATGGGAGAATAAAGTACATTGTATTGTATCGTATCGTGTCATCATATCACACGGTATCTTATCATATTGTGCCGTAATGTATCATACTGTACTGTATCCTGATTAGATCTGACTTATAACTTAAGAACGAGCTCTTGGAGTGAGACCATAAACTTGTTAAGAAAACTGTTTACTAAGGTAATCCATTAAATAGGTGTTGAGAGACACTCGAGATCAAAAACTTTCTTGTGGCACTGCACCAAAACATCAGGGGATCACTGAAGTCACTGGGATTATTCCTCTGGAAACCAAGAATGTCAGTACAGGAGTTCAGGAGATGTTTCACTCCTGACACAGTGACCTTACTGTCCTCAGAGCAGTGCTGCTATCGTGGCTCAAAACAACCGGCTGTTTCATCTACTCACTCTGTGCACAAAATTGACTCTCCCCACGGCACCGATCTTGGAGGTGTAATTAATGAAGCCGATGTTTCCCTCTGTGGCAGCGTACAGCTCTCGGACTTGAATATTCCCGAAGCGATTTAGGAACTCCGACCAAATGTCTGTTCGGACCCCGTTGCCGATGGCGACTCTCACCTTGTGGTTCTTCTCGTTGTCTTTCTGCAAAGAGCCACACcgactcagatttttttttaaaaaaggaccgGGGCGATACTAAATTTATTTAACCCGAAGGATTCTTTTTACCCTGGGAGAGTTGCAGAGGTAGCGCATTGTTTCACCGATGTACTGCATCACTGTCACATCATGCTTCCTGCAGTCGTCCCAGAactgagaggcagagaactTCCTCCTCAGAAAAATGGTCATACCTGCATCATAAAGCACAGCCTTTGCCTGAGTGTAAACATACACAACCACCTCTAAAGTAACCCGAACCGGGTGTGTCAGTGCTTTAGTTCTTCAGGGATTAAGAAGGTCATTACCTCTCTCGATGGCTCCGGCCATCCCGATGAGGAAGCCTGCACTGTGATAGAGAGGTAGGTTGATGTAGAAGATGTCATCTGCTGTGATTCCACATGCCGCCTGGATGAAGGAGGCCGCCCAGACCCTCTCATGGGTGACGACAGCTGCTTTAGGCAGACCTGCCACggtcaaaataataaatcaactCAGGTTCTTTAACACGGCAGCTACTGTTAGTATCGAGTATCAAAACATCCACAGGGACTTCTCAAGTGTCTGTTCCTGGTATGTGTTAACTAGGACACTGACGGCCGCCAAGTTGTAATTGGCCACCAATCCTTGGCCTCCAGATGACAACAGTGACAacccactttaaaaaaaaaggtgcaatgtgtaagaactgGTCACCTGTCTGATTCATACTAAAAGCAAAAAGAgtgcagcatatcaccagagtaactgttAGTTACTGTaccgttagctcagttagcagtttAGCTAGCGGTCAGGACATGGAGCTGAGTGCACCAGGGAAGTGTcagctagcacaggagctttggacggGGACAGgacggggctagctggttagcgtgctaacttcagtagatgtctCCAACACAACACGCAGACATCGTAAcctcaaaactgttttttcctcatactctgttgtatttttgtaaaaaaatttAATGACTTCCACTAAAATTTgaacatattgcacctttaatatctAAAGAATAGGGACAACAAACAGCGAAACATGCAccccaaaataaatgaatgtttaatatttgtttcattAGTGATATTGGAGATAGTGGTGTTACACTCAAACTGTGGGGGCTGCTAAACCCAcacaaaaatgccaatttctacataatgttgctgtgaCATTAAAATTCTCTGACCTATCAGGTCAAACTACATAAAGAAACAATTTTGTTCACTTACTGTGATCGAGCTTTTAagcatttgtttctgtcacattttcattaaaaagcacACATGACTCCTACAAATCTGTGATAGAGTGCATTACTTTAAGTgagctgtaaataaatgtactatatataaataaatatataaataaatgtataactTTGATGATGTCAGTGCAGACGTTCACCGTGTCAGTGGATGTTTTCAGAGGAGTTTCGTGGCCTTACCTGTGGTGCCTGACGTGTAGATGTACAGGGCGGTGCTCCTGATGTTGACGTTGGCTCTGAGGTCCTTGGACAGCGGCTCATCTGAGGCAAGGGAGATCTTGTCCAGTAAAGTGTTGATGCCCTGGACGCTGCAGGTCTCCGACAAGAGGAACACAGTGATACCCTGCTCTCTCAGCGTCGGTAGAACCTCCTCCACGGcgtcctgcagctctgcaaacacagagaggcatTCAGCTCTACACAATGTGTTGGAGCGTCGGGTTGCGCAATGCAGCTGGGGGCCTGTATCGTGTAGCCTCAGGTCCCTATGGCACACGAGCACATGGTGCAGACTCCGGCCCACATGGACGCATAGCTTAGTGGCGAAATGAGTGTGGGGAAGTTTCAGATTGCAGTGCTCTTATTGTCTACCTCAACTGACCCAAGTCCTCAAGACTGAGTGTAAAGCACACTGACTGAAACCCTGTGGGAGAGTAAACGGGTTAGCTCTTTGTTCAAGATAACATTGTTGAGGAAGCGGTTGGATGATGACATAATGTGAGATTACAtggcaaacatttgttttctggtcTGAATTCTTCTGAATgctcacatctctctctttttttttttaatcaggaatTGGTACGAATTaacagaacagaggagggatcAAACTTTTGAACATGTGGTAACTGTTGTGTTATCTAAGTCTTTGTTTATCCTGTGGAGATAAGCGCCAGGTGATGAAATAATACCATCAGCTGTCGTCTTCGTCACACTGTGGTGAAATCAACACATACTGGTTCACTGTTGTCATGTGTGAATGTCtgaggattttattttgtttatgttatttCACCTTCATTTTACATGCAAAACCATATTTGTAGGTTATTGTGCATAAAAAGTGGTACTATTTGGatatgtgtgttgtgtattgtatgttgtttgtgtgtgtggaatatcatgtatttttcatgtggcggaccctgccacctcttcagcttcaaacagtattctgtggaccttattttcctctgagaacagttcgattattcagttatggataagataaatatttctgagttctgtatttttacctcattaatattttaaatataaaaattctgagtcTTGTATCAAAAGTCAAAGTGCTCAGTGTTGACAATTGGCCCCTGTGATGATATACTAGTACATGTCATCATAAGATTACTAACAGTGATACATCGGTGTGTGAGCTCCTTCTGGACTTCAGTCTTCAGAAggtcacaagataaatctgagggcGCCGTGAGATTATTCTTATATCGTTATCAGGACACGACACTTTGGGATATCTTCATATTGTGTCATGAGTGTTGTGtttctcctggttttaaaggctgagTTACagaaaagtgatgtcattttttttaacttagcAGACCGTTATACTTACCTTTGTCATTATATCCACCTCACTGATGATTATCTATCAAAAAATCTCATGGTGTTGATATTTCAGCACCTCCAGTGATCCTTACAGTGCCGTCTCAACGTTGATATCGAGCTATTTGGTTACAAATATTAGGTTGTGTATCTCAGTACAGCCTGAGAATATTACAATGTCGTCGTCCAGCCCTGCGCTACACACGTTTGTACTTGTTTGAAATATTCTTAAATGATTACTTTAAGTGGATTATTAAAGTTTGACCTCGTTGGGCCTCAAAGACTGTTTTTCCTGCTCACACCCACGCATGACCCCGGGCTGGAAATGTTTCTGAACATTTCTGGGAtatgctgcatgtgtgagaggATAACATGTAATTACAAGTATGGTACTTAATTGCTGCATTGTAGAGGCAAATGTTGTGCTTTCACTCTTTCACATTCATTTGACCTCGATCTGAACTTAAGTTACTCGTTACCTCGTGgcacatcagagccaaagtaatcttttctttcatctgttcTACAAGCAATGAGATTAAAACTGACACTGACAACACAGCCCATCTACACGTGTACATATTCCTAATTAACTTCAACATGTACACTTTGTGCTTTTTAACCACAGTGGAAACAAAATCAAGGAGCCCCAGTTGggagctgctgcttctctgcaGAGGAGTCACGTGTTACTGGGACTCTCTGGTCTGATCTTTGACTGCTTGTTGCAGATTTTAAACTCTAAATTTAACAgtgaagttttaaaaaaaaatcttcatttgaAAAGTCACTACACCTTTCAAATCGAATGTTGTGAGGCgaaaaaaagtgcaacactcattgagggaaaaaaaagggagcaaaaTGGAAGAGTAAAGCAGGATAAAGGAGATACTCGGCTGAAGTTCATCGTTTGTCAGTGAGTCGCAGAGGAGACTTTGGACATCAGTGGGTGAATATGGAGGATTTACCTGCGGAGACGATGATCACTTTGGCCCCGCAGCAGgagaaacagtgcagcagagactTGGATCTGATGTTGAAGTTGAGCAGAGCCGCCGGACAGCCCAGCTTGGCCAAAGCGAGCCAAGTCCAAATGAAACTGGGCTCGTTGGCGAGGAACAGGGCCACCGGGTCCCCCTCCTTCAGCCcggctgcagcctgcagggcTCGGGCcgtcctgctgctctgtttgtccaCTTCGCCGTAAGAATAATCTCGACCCTCGAACTTGACGAAGGTTTTACCAGGATGCCTCCTCGCTGCATCCAAGAAGCAGTCCAGGAGGCTGTAGAAGGGCTTGAGATTCTTGTACTTGACGAGCCTGATTCCCAGTTTAATGCTCCTCAGGATGTACGTGCAGTCCTCGGTTAAGTACGGGAACAAGGTCTTCAGGAAGGACAGGGACAGGATCGCCAGTCCCGCAACAACCGTGAACCAGatgaacatgtttacagccCGGACCGCACCGGAGGCATCTGTCAGTACAGGGGCACGGGAGGCACGATCACAGCCGAGCAGGATATTTGTGACAAAGTTCAGCTCGGGGCGGTGCTCACCTCCGACCCGCCGACCCCTCCTTCATTCCGGAAAGTTTCCAAGTTGCCAGATCCGCTGTTTTCCACGGGTTTTAACACGTCATTCTCGCGTTGTTTTGTGCCCCCGTTCACTATTTTTCTCTTTCGTGCCAGAGTGAGAGAAAGGTGATTAAACGGAGTGACGAGCATGAGAAGCACTGATTTTAAATCTGCGACACCTCCAGGTCGAGGCAGAAAACTGCAGCTTGTTTCtgagtattgtttttttttctgaatgacaTGAAGTGTTGACATGAACATGGAGACTGAACAGGGGTTCAGATCCTCTGCTGAGGCAGCCTAATGCTCAGCTAATGCATGACTCGTGATGACTTAGTACATGAACTGGCTGATGTGGAAGAAATTcagcaaaaacattcaaaaccaGATCGAACCATCAGGGAACGTTCCCTAAAGGTTCTCTGAAGGTTGCATAAAATAAGGTTCACAGAACCCTCCCTGGTTCTCTAGAAGTTTAGTAAAAATGACCTCTGAAGAACGTTTCCTAATAGTTCTCTGAAGGTTACATAAAACGTAACCTAAGGAGGATTCTCAGGGTGCTCACCATAAAGGTTCTCTCAGGTTTACACAAGAATAACCTTCAGTGAATCCACAGGGAACGTTCCCTGAAGGTTTCTCGAAGGTTTttacaaacattaaaaccaaaaaacattctTTAGAGGTTGCACAAAATAACGTATagagcgggaaaaaaaaaaacccttgggGAACATTTAAGGTGTGTTTCCTAAAGTTTCTCTTaggtttttgtaaaaaaataaataataataaatttataaaaaaaacctttaaagaaCATTCCTATAAAgttctttaaatgttacaagAATAACCTTTATGGAACATTCCCTGGGGATCACATGTTTGCAGGGAACTTAACTAAAGTCAGTGACTTTATGCCAAAGGCAgctatgtgttgtgttgcacaTTTAAGTTACTTCAATGAATAGATAATGAACATTAACACACTGTCACTACATGCATTAATATACACGACTCAAAATTACAGAGGGATACTttaatgtttcacttgattgttttttctgtgacatATCTAAATTTTTATGTTGTATTCTGTGAGTATTTTTGGTCActaaaaataatgtgaaacatttaatttgacttttattacacatacatgcacatgtgcCTATATCCCAATATCACTAACTAACTTTGAGTAGAGTGTATATAACAGAATTAACTCCAGTTACATGACCtgaaaaaagatcaaaagatttacataataatataattgtATATACAAACTTTTATACAACTAAAACCCAGTCAACTTAATGTATATAATGAGGCCTAAATGTGGATTAACATTCATTGAGTGGTGACATATTTACTGTGAACTAATCAGTACAAAGTTAGAGTAACTTCGTCTGTTGTTTACAGGGACTAAAGATTCATCCTACATGCCTCTGTGATTCATTACCTCACTGTTATTTACAGAGACTCCATACATGGCAACCCTGGTCATAAATATGCAATCTGAGCCAGTGGTGGGTTCAAGgtctctcactgagctgctgtagTCTGCGGGGAGGGGCCAAACTACGAGTTATAGAAAAACACCCCGGGCCCCTCAACACAAGCCTGTATTGAGACGAGGCTCAGCTCGTCTCGGAAGTGGACCGAGAAGAGCCGATCGTAATCGAGGGATCAGAAAACAAACGTCGGGAATGGCGGCTGCGCTGCTGATAAAGAGGATGCAGCAGAAACTTTAAGAGATGATGAAGACGacagcaaacatttaaaagtatAATTTCATTCGGAAAACATGTATGGACAGAGTACCTGAGTATAAATACTTTAGTATCCAGAGAATTAATGTAAGTCTGAGTACTTGCACTTAAGGACAATTTTGAGGTGTTTGCATTTTACTCCAGTTCTTTACATTtcctgctactttatacttccattcCACTCCATTTCCGTGACATTACATGATTACATGATAACTTTTGTTACTACttttttgcagattacatgtcgcatcagagccacagtggcacattttgacacactgatattaaataaatgtaatttttttttaaaaagtgaaaactgGATGACTATTCGGTCAAGCCAgagtgttttacttttacttgtacttttttatactgtatttcatttattggcaagaaatgagacaaagagaaagtatacttaaatatattatatatcagaTTCTAAAATACTCTTTTCTGAAGTTCTATTTGTACTTATTGAAACTGTACTTTACTCGAGtacttccattttctgctacctTATATTTACACACCACTGCATTTTGTGGAGTGGAggtaatattgtgttttttattacacTACATTTGTTAGACTTTAGTTACCTTTCAGATTGTTtgcagcatcagagccaaagtagagCATTTTAATTGATATTAATGTCACATCTTAAAATAATCTGTCAACcagtatgtaaaaataaatgtatctcACATGTAGCTACATGTATagttacttttacttgtacttttgatattaaagtacatttaatatgaaATACTTAACAAGTACGACTCACATGGGAGACTTTCACTTATACCAAAGTGACGAGacttttgtgtgcatgtgacaaCACTGTTGGTGTCAGGCTGGATAAATGAATGACTGATTTATTGACTGATCACATTAACAACCTCATTGCATCGCAGCAAGACTTGCTTTTGGGTTTGAGGGATGTTACATATACAGAAGCTGCCACCTCG
This sequence is a window from Acanthopagrus latus isolate v.2019 chromosome 8, fAcaLat1.1, whole genome shotgun sequence. Protein-coding genes within it:
- the zgc:101540 gene encoding hsFATP2a_ACSVL_like domain-containing protein: MFIWFTVVAGLAILSLSFLKTLFPYLTEDCTYILRSIKLGIRLVKYKNLKPFYSLLDCFLDAARRHPGKTFVKFEGRDYSYGEVDKQSSRTARALQAAAGLKEGDPVALFLANEPSFIWTWLALAKLGCPAALLNFNIRSKSLLHCFSCCGAKVIIVSAELQDAVEEVLPTLREQGITVFLLSETCSVQGINTLLDKISLASDEPLSKDLRANVNIRSTALYIYTSGTTGLPKAAVVTHERVWAASFIQAACGITADDIFYINLPLYHSAGFLIGMAGAIERGMTIFLRRKFSASQFWDDCRKHDVTVMQYIGETMRYLCNSPRKDNEKNHKVRVAIGNGVRTDIWSEFLNRFGNIQVRELYAATEGNIGFINYTSKIGAVGRVNFVHRFFFPYTLIKFDIEKEEPVRNSEGLCIEAARGETGLLVGKVTQRSPFIGYAGNKQQTEKKRLRDVLKKGDLYFNTGDLLQFDEENFVYFQDRVGDTFRWKGENVATSEVADILTMVHCILEANVYGVKVEGHEGRIGMAAVILKEGEDFDCSGTYKQVVSYLPAYARPRFIRIQACLEMTGTFKMKKVKLVEEGFNPAHIQDPLYFLDPEQKTYVPLTEEIYRAITSREIKL